CCATGTCGCTGCTGAGCTCCGGGGCGTCGGTTTTTTTAATTAATCGATCTCGTTATCATTCAGGAGCATATATTGACAAAGCCGAGCGGAGGGAAAAGGACGCATCTGGTAGTTTTTCTCACAGTTGCGTTGACAAGAGGATCAATCTGACCGATGTTTGCCTTATCGATCTCCTGGCATCGAGAAGAAGATCATTGGTAGGCTCGGTTTATCGATAACACCTGACTGCGGCGACATTGGCACCTCGAAATTAAAAGAACGAAACAAAGAAGGACCCCGGATCTGCCGTCCAGGTAATGCCCCGTCTCCATTGAgaacacgcgcgcacgcaccgTGTGCGTGGTTAATTAGCCCATCTCATTTATTTGgcattaaattgtatttataacCAGAATCTCGCTGAACTGCTTGCACCACCATTTTACAGTAAATCACGGAGGCACCGTTCTGTCTCCAAGGCTTGGCATTATGGGCTATTTTAGGGAATAAGGGAAcccgactgcccccccccctttggattCCACAGCATCCTTCAAAAAGTGGCAATTATAGACCACAAGTGGCTATAAATACCACGCACCTCATTAAGTTGATCCATTTTCTTTAGTCTTCTTTTATATGGAATTGGAAGATATCACATCTGgttcatcacttttactttgaaacttCTCAGGAGGACAAAGGGGCTAttacaaacgtgtgtgtgtgtgtgtgtgtgtgtgtgtgtgtgtgggggggggggggggggggagattattTCCCAGGAACACCGAATAGGAGAAGATGCTCTGCCGCTGGAATTGCTTTTCTACAAATAGGACCTGTAAAGAAGAGAGAATTGTGAATTCATAACTTATTTGCACAAACATTGAAGGTGCACCTGCAAAGCTGCAAAAGTGTGATTTATGTGTAGCTCCCTTATGGGAAACTCGGTCTTCGGCCTATTCGAGGGAATGTGCAGTTATGTAGAGTCAAATTTCAAAGCCAATCTCCAGAGCTGCTGTAGTCCCAAAGCGCCGGGGATGTCTTAAAgcatcctcggggggggggggggggcgtggtgaaACGAGGAAGCTTTTTAAGTCGCTGCCTGAAAGCCACTGGGTAGTCCCCTGCTTTATCATGTGACAAAGACGGGGACATAGTAATTCACTTAAGACGGCTGTGTTACAGGATTTGGGTCTTGTGatcttcatttttaattatcatCTTATCCCCAGTTCCCACAGGCGTACAGTTAACCCTTGCCCGCCCTTCCTCCTGCAGCGTTTTTGAGGATGCACCACTTATCCATCAGCGAGCTGTGCTGCCTGTTCTGCTGCCCACCGTGTCCCAGCAAGATCGCCTCCAAGCTGGCCTTCCTGCCCCCCGAGCCCACCTACAGCCTCATGTGTGACGACAGCGGCAGCCGATGGACGCTCCACCTCTCGGAGCGCGCCGACTGGCAGTACTCGTCCCGCGAGAAGGACGCCATCGAGTGTTTCATGGCGCGCACCTCCAGAGGGAACCGCATCGCCTGCATGTTTGTCCGCTGCTCCCCCAGCGCCCGGTACACGCTCTTATTCTCCCACGGGAACGCGGTGGACCTGGGACAAATGAGCAGCTTCTACATCGGTCTGGGCTCGCGCATCAACTGCAACGTCTTCTCCTACGACTACTCGGGGTACGGCGCCAGCTCTGGGAAGCCTTCAGAGAAAAACCTGTACGCCGACGTGGACGCCGCCTGGCAGGCGCTCCGGTCACGGTAAGAAGAAGACGTGGCGATGGATTGAGTGAGGAGGGGggctaacggggggggggaagcaggacTAATATTACAATAAATTGCGATTGAGCAGACCCGAAACTGGGAGCGAAGAGGTTCGACAAACAGTCAGAAGAATGCGGAGTCTGATGACCTTTGTTAGGGGGCCAATCAGATTTCCCTCAAATGCACGAACTCCTGAAATCCACTCGTGATGGGGGAGGCAAACATAGTAAACACTTCCTGGTGCAGGGAGGCCGGCGTTTTAGTCTGACTAGTACTCTGAAATATTTTCA
This DNA window, taken from Brachionichthys hirsutus isolate HB-005 unplaced genomic scaffold, CSIRO-AGI_Bhir_v1 contig_1318, whole genome shotgun sequence, encodes the following:
- the LOC137917351 gene encoding alpha/beta hydrolase domain-containing protein 17B, translating into MHHLSISELCCLFCCPPCPSKIASKLAFLPPEPTYSLMCDDSGSRWTLHLSERADWQYSSREKDAIECFMARTSRGNRIACMFVRCSPSARYTLLFSHGNAVDLGQMSSFYIGLGSRINCNVFSYDYSGYGASSGKPSEKNLYADVDAAWQALRSRYGIRPENVIVYGQSIGTVPSVDLASRYESAAVVLHSPLTSGMRVAFPDTKKTFCFDAFPNIDKISKVTSPVLVIHGTEDEVIDFSHGLALYERCQRPVEPLWVEGAGHNDVELYGQYLERLKQFVAHELANL